A region of Cellulophaga sp. RHA19 DNA encodes the following proteins:
- a CDS encoding PfkB family carbohydrate kinase yields MSKLLIVGTVAFDAIETPFGKTDVILGGAATYIALAASQFKVNSAIVSIVGEDFPQEHLDLLKSKNVDLSSLEVVKGGKTFFWKGKYHNDLNSRDTLATELNVLADFKPVVPESYKEADVVMLGNLHPSVQMSVIEQMTKKPKLIVLDTMNFWMDNALDELLNVIKHIDVITINDEEARQLTGEYSLVKAAAKIQTMGPKFVVIKKGEHGALLFKDDKVFFAPALPLEEVFDPTGAGDTFAGGFSGYLAASGNISFDNLKSAIIHGSNLASFCVERFGTERMEKLEKTEVDKRLRQFAELTQFNIELQ; encoded by the coding sequence ATGAGCAAATTGTTAATTGTGGGTACGGTAGCTTTTGATGCTATAGAAACCCCTTTTGGTAAAACAGACGTTATTCTTGGTGGCGCAGCAACTTACATAGCTTTAGCTGCATCACAATTTAAAGTTAACTCTGCAATAGTATCTATTGTTGGTGAAGATTTCCCTCAAGAACACCTAGACTTATTAAAGAGTAAAAATGTAGATTTATCTTCCTTAGAAGTAGTTAAAGGCGGTAAAACATTTTTTTGGAAAGGTAAATACCATAACGATTTAAATTCTAGAGATACTTTAGCTACAGAGCTAAATGTATTGGCAGATTTTAAACCTGTAGTTCCAGAGAGTTATAAAGAAGCAGATGTTGTAATGTTAGGAAACTTACATCCTAGCGTCCAAATGAGTGTTATTGAACAAATGACAAAAAAACCAAAACTTATTGTTTTAGATACAATGAATTTTTGGATGGACAATGCATTAGATGAATTGTTAAATGTAATTAAACATATAGATGTTATTACAATTAATGATGAAGAGGCTAGACAATTAACAGGAGAGTACTCTTTGGTTAAAGCAGCTGCCAAAATACAAACAATGGGACCAAAATTTGTTGTTATTAAAAAAGGAGAGCACGGAGCTTTATTGTTTAAAGATGATAAAGTGTTTTTTGCACCGGCATTACCTTTAGAAGAGGTTTTTGATCCTACGGGAGCAGGAGATACTTTTGCAGGTGGCTTCTCTGGTTATTTAGCAGCCTCAGGTAATATTTCTTTTGATAATTTAAAGAGTGCTATAATTCACGGTTCTAATTTAGCATCTTTTTGTGTAGAGCGTTTTGGAACAGAGCGCATGGAGAAATTAGAAAAAACAGAAGTAGACAAGAGACTGCGCCAATTTGCAGAATTAACGCAGTTTAATATAGAATTACAATAA
- the fabF gene encoding beta-ketoacyl-ACP synthase II has protein sequence MQLKRVVVTGLGALTPIGNNIEEYWDGLVNGRSGCAPITYYDAEKFKTKFACELKNYNPADFFDRKEARKLDKFAQYAMVSADEAISDSKLDLDTLDKFRVGVIWGAGIGGLETFQNEVLNFAAGDGTPRFNPFFIPKMIADIAPGNISIKHGFMGPNYTTVSACASSANAIIDALNTIRLGHCDVVVTGGSEAAVTIAGMGGFGSMHALSTRNDSPETASRPFDATRDGFVLGEGAGALVLEEYEHAVARGAKIYAEVAGGGLSSDAYHMTAPHPEGIGVVRVMENCLKDAGLKPEDVDAINTHGTSTPLGDVAELKAISKVFGEHAHNLNINSTKSMTGHLLGAAGAIEAIASILAMEHGVVPPTINHENVDENIDPKLNLTLNKAQKRDVNVALSNTFGFGGHNACVIFKKLN, from the coding sequence ATGCAATTAAAGCGAGTTGTAGTTACTGGTCTTGGAGCTTTAACGCCTATAGGCAATAACATAGAAGAATACTGGGATGGGTTAGTAAATGGAAGAAGCGGATGTGCCCCTATTACCTATTATGACGCAGAAAAATTTAAAACCAAATTTGCCTGCGAATTAAAAAACTATAATCCTGCCGATTTCTTTGATAGAAAAGAAGCGCGTAAACTAGATAAGTTTGCACAATATGCAATGGTTTCTGCCGATGAAGCTATTAGTGATTCTAAATTAGATTTAGATACTCTAGATAAATTTAGAGTTGGTGTAATTTGGGGAGCTGGTATTGGAGGTTTAGAAACTTTCCAAAACGAAGTTTTAAACTTTGCTGCCGGTGATGGCACGCCAAGGTTTAACCCTTTCTTTATACCAAAGATGATTGCTGACATTGCGCCTGGAAATATCTCTATAAAGCATGGCTTTATGGGGCCTAACTATACTACAGTATCTGCATGTGCATCTTCTGCTAATGCAATTATAGATGCCCTAAACACAATACGTTTAGGCCATTGTGACGTTGTTGTTACTGGAGGTAGTGAGGCTGCCGTTACTATAGCTGGTATGGGTGGTTTTGGATCTATGCACGCATTATCTACAAGAAATGATAGTCCAGAAACAGCATCTAGACCTTTTGACGCTACCAGAGATGGTTTTGTTTTAGGTGAAGGAGCTGGTGCACTTGTATTAGAAGAATATGAACACGCTGTAGCAAGAGGAGCAAAAATATATGCTGAAGTTGCTGGTGGTGGTTTATCTAGTGATGCATACCATATGACAGCACCTCACCCAGAAGGTATAGGCGTTGTACGTGTTATGGAAAACTGTCTTAAAGATGCTGGTTTAAAGCCAGAAGATGTAGACGCTATTAATACACACGGTACATCTACACCGTTAGGAGATGTTGCAGAACTAAAAGCTATTAGTAAAGTTTTTGGTGAGCACGCACATAATTTAAATATAAACTCTACAAAATCTATGACAGGGCATCTACTTGGTGCCGCAGGAGCAATAGAAGCAATTGCATCTATCCTTGCCATGGAGCATGGTGTTGTACCACCTACAATTAACCATGAAAATGTAGATGAAAATATAGATCCTAAATTAAACCTTACACTTAATAAAGCTCAAAAAAGAGACGTAAATGTTGCATTAAGCAACACGTTTGGATTTGGAGGGCACAATGCATGTGTAATTTTTAAAAAATTAAACTAA
- the kbl gene encoding glycine C-acetyltransferase translates to MYGKIKEHLQQEIDSIKEAGLYKTERIITSPQDAVIKISTGEEVINFCANNYLGLSSHPEVVQAAKDAMDTHGFGMSSVRFICGTQDIHKELEQKVANFYGTEDTILYAAAFDANGGVFEPLLSAEDAIISDSLNHASIIDGVRLCKAKRYRYANNDMADLEEQLKKANADGSRFKIIVTDGVFSMDGLLAPLDKICDLADKYDALVMIDECHSAGFIGETGRGTLEEKGVLDRIDIITGTLGKALGGAMGGYTTGKKEIIEILRQRSRPYLFSNSLAPAIVGASIKVFDMLDKDTTLRDKLAENTAYFKKGMKAAGLDIIDGDSAIVPVMLYDAKLSQKMADMLLERGIYVIGFFFPVVPKDKARIRVQLSAAHEKEHLDQAIEAFTEVGKELGII, encoded by the coding sequence ATGTACGGTAAAATTAAAGAACACTTACAGCAAGAAATAGACTCAATAAAAGAAGCAGGTCTATACAAAACAGAACGTATAATAACATCTCCACAAGATGCAGTTATTAAAATTTCTACAGGAGAAGAGGTAATTAACTTTTGTGCAAACAATTACTTAGGCTTATCATCTCATCCAGAAGTTGTGCAAGCAGCAAAAGATGCAATGGATACTCATGGTTTTGGTATGTCGTCTGTACGTTTTATATGTGGTACTCAAGACATACATAAAGAGCTAGAGCAAAAAGTAGCTAATTTTTACGGTACAGAAGATACCATATTATATGCAGCAGCTTTTGATGCCAACGGAGGTGTTTTTGAGCCATTGTTATCAGCAGAAGATGCTATCATATCAGACTCATTAAACCACGCATCTATTATAGATGGTGTACGTTTATGTAAAGCAAAGCGATATAGATATGCTAATAACGATATGGCAGATTTAGAAGAGCAGCTTAAAAAAGCAAATGCAGATGGTTCTAGATTTAAGATAATAGTTACAGATGGTGTATTCTCTATGGACGGTTTACTTGCTCCATTAGATAAAATATGTGATCTAGCAGATAAGTATGATGCATTAGTAATGATTGATGAATGCCACTCTGCAGGTTTTATAGGAGAAACTGGCCGTGGAACTCTAGAAGAAAAAGGAGTTTTAGACCGTATAGACATTATAACAGGTACCTTAGGTAAAGCTTTAGGTGGTGCAATGGGAGGTTATACCACAGGTAAAAAAGAAATTATAGAAATTTTAAGACAACGCTCTAGACCATATTTATTCTCTAACTCTTTAGCTCCAGCAATTGTTGGTGCATCTATAAAAGTGTTTGATATGTTAGACAAGGACACAACCTTAAGAGATAAATTGGCAGAAAATACAGCATACTTTAAAAAAGGTATGAAAGCAGCTGGTTTAGATATTATAGATGGAGATTCTGCTATAGTGCCTGTAATGCTCTATGATGCAAAGCTTTCGCAAAAAATGGCAGATATGCTATTAGAAAGAGGTATTTACGTAATAGGGTTTTTCTTTCCTGTAGTGCCAAAAGACAAGGCAAGAATAAGAGTTCAGCTGTCTGCAGCACACGAAAAAGAGCATTTAGACCAAGCAATTGAGGCTTTCACCGAAGTTGGAAAAGAACTTGGTATCATTTAA
- the purN gene encoding phosphoribosylglycinamide formyltransferase — translation MKRIVLLASGSGSNVENIANYFKDNSLVTIASVFTNKRDAKVIDRCKRLNINCLFFNKESFSKSDCLLNIIKSMDPDLIILAGFLLKIPKNFVTAFPNKIVNIHPALLPKYGGKGMYGMHVHNAVKNNNETETGITIHYVNENYDEGAIIHQAKASVSKEDTPEHIAEKVHALEYEHFPKVIDQILSN, via the coding sequence ATGAAACGTATTGTTCTACTTGCTTCTGGTTCTGGTTCTAATGTAGAGAACATAGCAAATTATTTTAAAGACAACTCATTGGTTACTATTGCCAGTGTATTTACTAACAAAAGGGATGCCAAAGTTATTGATAGGTGTAAAAGGTTGAATATCAATTGTTTATTTTTTAACAAGGAGTCTTTTTCTAAGTCTGACTGTCTTTTAAACATAATTAAGAGTATGGATCCAGATTTAATAATTTTAGCAGGTTTTCTACTCAAAATACCTAAAAACTTCGTCACAGCCTTTCCTAATAAGATTGTAAATATACACCCGGCACTACTTCCAAAATATGGCGGAAAAGGAATGTACGGAATGCATGTGCATAATGCTGTAAAAAATAATAATGAGACCGAAACAGGTATCACTATTCATTATGTAAATGAAAATTATGACGAAGGAGCAATAATTCATCAAGCAAAAGCAAGTGTTTCTAAAGAAGATACTCCAGAGCATATTGCAGAAAAAGTACATGCGTTAGAGTATGAGCATTTTCCTAAAGTAATAGATCAAATTTTATCAAACTAA
- a CDS encoding IPExxxVDY family protein yields the protein MGAIHKISEDFFEDSFSLIALHSSLEDYAIGYNLNLFLKSNFRRAKIDLDVNKRISFPFFEWEDTDNDNYWTLISNHSTIEEQEEQGGLFGSELSYTTHYLVPEYKDVDYFLKIEQENKEIVTSILKQIVSIPKIVTAYNIDVDNLKSKNNLIF from the coding sequence ATGGGAGCTATACATAAAATTTCTGAAGATTTTTTTGAAGATTCTTTTTCATTAATTGCCCTACACAGCAGTCTAGAAGATTACGCAATTGGCTATAATCTTAATTTATTTTTAAAATCTAATTTTAGAAGAGCCAAAATAGATTTAGATGTAAATAAGCGTATTTCTTTTCCTTTTTTTGAATGGGAAGACACAGATAATGATAATTACTGGACTTTAATTAGCAACCATAGTACAATAGAAGAACAAGAGGAACAAGGAGGTCTGTTTGGTAGCGAACTATCATACACAACACACTATCTAGTCCCAGAATATAAGGACGTAGATTACTTTTTAAAAATAGAGCAAGAAAACAAAGAAATTGTTACTTCAATTTTAAAACAAATTGTAAGTATACCAAAAATTGTGACTGCTTATAATATAGATGTTGATAACCTAAAATCTAAAAACAACTTAATTTTTTAA
- a CDS encoding UvrD-helicase domain-containing protein, whose product METSPYKIYSASAGSGKTYTLAKEYLKIILSSATAKSYRQILAITFTNKAVNEMKQRILDNLYAFSKVDESTTPSDLFLDVAKELNVSTEELQKRAKQVHKSILHNYAFFDISTIDKFTHRLIRTFAKDLKIPQNFEVVLDTQLLLAEAVERLLAKAGTDKLLTNTLLEFTFEKIDDDKSWDISFDLNKVGKMLFNENNIEHLKSFKTKSITDFLALKKTLITTLKNLEEAAILKAKTVDAIIETEGIDVTDFPRQTLPNHFKKIIEGEFNPAKLYNNKLGENLQNGKIFKASVKNAPDHIAPMLLEIYTSVKDTMYQRALYKNVYSNIVPLTVLNEIQKEINTICKERDQLTLASFNAIISKEIKNQPAPFIYERLGEKYRHYFVDEFQDTSELQWKNLIPLIGNALESLDDYGKKGSLLLVGDAKQAIYRWRGGKAEQFIQLANKKELPYVLEPQTAELPRNYRSFSEIINFNNSFFTVTSNLLNNTTYADLYISGNKQGVNAKKGGLVELSFIPDDKEENDNDLYCASVLETITSLTSEKKYNYKDICILVRSNSHSYVLADFLTAQKIPVISSESLLLKSSDKVSFLLNLLTYSTQPKDKDTSYEILYFLADKEEDTHNFIQANLNTLEEFLLSKYGFAINKLKQLSVFDAFEKAIHQFKLAETSDAYLISLMDEVLDVEQKDGVSAQTFLAFWDKKKDKLSLKAPDNINAVQIMTVHKSKGLEFPIVIFPFANSFIYGKDEKIWLPVDSQQFNGFTEMLVTKKQEMEEYGELAAKLFTEEHSKQELDAFNVLYVALTRAVKALYVISKKELNAKGEPNMNRYSGLFIKYLQQQGVWTDTQLVYSFGNLQVAEEVALKTDKLNHIAYQYSTKDRPSFKILTRSGMLWETGRDVALEKGNLIHLLLSYVQTKKDIDKAIAILIRVGHLTPTDKEATKQKVLTVIEHPDLALYYKEGNIVKNEKDIITAEGLLLRPDRVVINTNNEATVIDYKTGMPNNSYHQQVNSYAYALEAMNYKIAAKVIVYINDNITPEFIS is encoded by the coding sequence TTGGAAACTTCGCCTTACAAAATATACAGCGCATCTGCAGGCTCGGGTAAAACATATACCTTGGCAAAGGAATATCTTAAAATAATTTTATCTTCTGCTACAGCAAAAAGTTACAGACAAATACTAGCTATTACTTTTACAAATAAGGCTGTTAATGAGATGAAACAGCGTATTTTAGATAATTTATATGCTTTTAGTAAGGTTGATGAAAGTACAACTCCCTCAGATTTATTTTTAGATGTAGCAAAAGAACTTAATGTATCTACTGAAGAGTTGCAAAAAAGAGCAAAACAGGTACACAAGAGTATTCTGCATAACTATGCTTTTTTTGATATTAGTACAATAGATAAGTTTACACACAGACTTATTAGGACTTTTGCAAAGGATTTAAAAATACCACAGAATTTTGAAGTGGTTTTAGACACCCAATTATTATTAGCAGAAGCTGTAGAGAGGTTGCTTGCAAAAGCAGGTACAGATAAACTTTTAACCAATACATTACTAGAGTTTACTTTTGAAAAAATAGATGATGACAAAAGTTGGGATATTTCTTTTGATTTAAATAAGGTGGGCAAAATGTTGTTTAATGAAAACAATATAGAGCATTTAAAGAGTTTTAAAACTAAAAGCATTACAGATTTTTTAGCGTTAAAAAAGACACTTATTACCACGCTAAAAAATTTAGAAGAGGCTGCTATATTAAAGGCAAAAACTGTAGATGCTATTATAGAGACAGAAGGAATAGATGTTACAGATTTCCCTAGGCAAACCTTACCAAATCATTTTAAAAAAATAATAGAAGGAGAGTTTAACCCCGCTAAATTATATAACAATAAGCTTGGTGAAAATTTGCAAAATGGTAAAATATTTAAAGCCTCTGTTAAAAATGCACCGGACCACATAGCTCCAATGCTTTTAGAAATTTATACAAGTGTAAAAGATACAATGTACCAAAGAGCGTTGTATAAAAATGTATATAGTAATATTGTACCGTTAACGGTATTAAATGAAATACAGAAAGAAATTAATACTATTTGTAAAGAAAGAGATCAGCTAACTCTGGCATCTTTTAACGCTATAATTTCTAAGGAAATTAAAAATCAGCCAGCACCTTTTATATATGAAAGGCTTGGAGAAAAATACAGGCACTATTTTGTAGATGAGTTTCAAGACACATCTGAGCTTCAATGGAAAAACTTAATACCTTTAATAGGTAATGCGTTAGAAAGTTTAGATGACTATGGTAAAAAAGGGTCGCTATTATTGGTGGGGGACGCTAAGCAAGCTATTTACAGGTGGCGTGGTGGCAAGGCAGAACAATTTATACAGTTAGCTAATAAAAAAGAGTTGCCATATGTGTTAGAGCCGCAGACAGCAGAATTACCTAGAAATTACAGAAGCTTTTCAGAAATTATTAATTTTAATAATAGCTTTTTTACAGTAACTAGCAATTTGCTAAACAATACCACGTATGCAGATTTGTATATTTCTGGTAATAAGCAAGGTGTGAATGCAAAAAAAGGTGGTTTGGTAGAGTTGTCTTTTATTCCTGATGATAAGGAAGAAAACGATAACGATTTGTATTGTGCTTCGGTTTTAGAAACAATTACATCATTAACATCAGAAAAAAAATACAACTATAAAGATATTTGTATTCTAGTGCGTTCCAATAGTCATAGTTATGTATTAGCAGATTTTTTAACGGCTCAAAAAATTCCAGTAATATCATCAGAATCTCTATTACTAAAGAGTAGTGACAAGGTAAGTTTTTTACTAAATTTATTAACTTATAGTACGCAGCCAAAAGATAAAGATACCTCTTATGAGATTTTATATTTTTTAGCAGATAAGGAAGAGGATACACACAACTTTATACAAGCTAACTTAAATACCTTAGAGGAATTTTTGTTAAGCAAATACGGTTTTGCAATAAATAAGCTTAAACAACTGTCTGTTTTTGATGCTTTTGAAAAAGCAATTCATCAATTTAAATTGGCAGAAACATCAGACGCATATCTTATTAGTTTAATGGATGAAGTTTTAGATGTTGAACAAAAAGATGGTGTTAGTGCACAGACTTTTTTAGCCTTTTGGGATAAGAAAAAAGATAAATTATCTTTAAAAGCTCCAGATAATATTAATGCCGTGCAAATAATGACGGTGCATAAATCCAAAGGGTTGGAGTTTCCTATTGTAATTTTTCCGTTTGCAAATTCTTTTATATATGGTAAGGATGAAAAAATATGGTTGCCAGTAGATTCTCAACAGTTTAATGGTTTTACAGAAATGTTAGTAACCAAAAAACAAGAAATGGAAGAGTATGGCGAGTTGGCAGCTAAACTATTTACAGAAGAGCATAGCAAACAAGAGTTAGATGCCTTTAATGTATTATACGTTGCATTAACTAGAGCCGTAAAAGCACTGTATGTAATTAGTAAAAAAGAACTAAATGCAAAAGGAGAACCAAATATGAATAGGTATTCTGGTTTGTTTATAAAGTATTTACAGCAACAAGGTGTCTGGACCGATACTCAGCTTGTTTATAGTTTTGGAAATTTACAAGTAGCAGAAGAGGTTGCTTTAAAAACAGATAAGCTTAATCATATAGCGTACCAATATTCTACTAAAGACAGACCAAGCTTTAAAATACTTACTAGGTCTGGTATGTTATGGGAAACAGGTAGAGACGTAGCTTTAGAAAAAGGAAACCTTATACACTTGCTACTTAGTTATGTCCAAACTAAAAAGGATATTGATAAAGCAATAGCTATATTAATAAGAGTCGGGCATTTAACGCCTACAGATAAAGAGGCAACCAAACAAAAAGTACTTACAGTTATAGAGCACCCAGATTTAGCCTTATATTATAAGGAAGGAAATATTGTTAAGAACGAAAAGGATATAATTACAGCAGAAGGATTACTTTTGCGTCCAGACAGAGTTGTAATTAACACAAATAACGAAGCAACTGTTATAGATTACAAAACAGGTATGCCAAATAATAGCTACCACCAACAAGTAAATAGTTATGCTTATGCATTAGAAGCTATGAATTATAAAATAGCAGCTAAAGTAATAGTATATATTAATGATAACATTACTCCAGAATTTATAAGTTAA
- the rnc gene encoding ribonuclease III gives MSFISKIFNSHPEKDGDFFLGITHILGFKPKKIEIYRKAFLHRSANKKDKDGNPLNYERLEFLGDSMLGTIISKYLYNEVPLGDEGYLTKMRSKIVSREHLNELGKDLELIKYVESRISKSHFGDNIHGNVFEALVGAIYLDRGYDYCEKFISERVIGPYVDIEQLEGRVISYKSLVIEWCQKQKKQFNYNVYEDTGNDTLKHFAVKLSIDHNIIAKARATSKKKAEEAASKRAFFALQDKIKKSK, from the coding sequence ATGAGTTTTATCTCCAAAATATTTAATTCCCATCCAGAAAAAGATGGGGATTTTTTTTTAGGAATAACACACATTTTAGGCTTTAAGCCTAAAAAAATAGAGATTTACCGCAAAGCCTTTTTGCACAGGTCTGCAAATAAAAAAGATAAAGACGGTAATCCTTTAAATTACGAACGCCTAGAATTTCTTGGAGATTCTATGCTAGGTACAATTATTTCTAAATATTTATACAACGAAGTTCCGTTAGGAGACGAGGGCTACCTTACTAAAATGCGCTCTAAAATTGTTAGTAGAGAGCACTTAAACGAATTAGGTAAAGATTTAGAACTTATAAAGTATGTAGAGAGCAGAATTTCTAAATCTCATTTTGGAGATAACATACACGGTAATGTTTTTGAAGCACTTGTTGGCGCCATTTACTTAGATAGAGGGTATGATTATTGCGAAAAATTTATAAGCGAAAGAGTAATTGGTCCGTACGTAGATATAGAGCAATTAGAAGGCCGAGTAATTAGCTACAAAAGCTTGGTGATAGAATGGTGCCAAAAACAAAAAAAGCAATTTAATTATAACGTATATGAAGACACCGGTAATGACACGCTAAAACACTTTGCCGTAAAACTATCTATAGATCATAATATAATTGCAAAAGCCAGAGCAACATCAAAAAAGAAGGCAGAAGAAGCTGCTTCTAAACGTGCTTTTTTTGCTTTACAAGACAAAATTAAGAAGTCTAAGTAA
- a CDS encoding acyl carrier protein produces the protein MSDIASRVKAIIVDKLGVDENEVVTEASFTNDLGADSLDTVELIMEFEKEFDIQIPDDQAENIATVGQAISYIEEAK, from the coding sequence ATGTCAGACATTGCATCAAGAGTAAAAGCTATAATCGTTGACAAATTAGGAGTTGACGAAAACGAAGTTGTTACAGAAGCGAGCTTTACTAACGACTTAGGAGCAGATTCTTTAGATACTGTTGAGTTAATTATGGAGTTCGAAAAAGAATTCGATATTCAAATTCCAGATGATCAAGCAGAGAACATTGCAACAGTTGGTCAAGCAATAAGTTATATAGAAGAAGCAAAGTAA
- a CDS encoding metalloprotease → MKNLNLKRTYLLGLTFVAVLQSCSKDTDVVNAENETAEVEQLAISESFADELHECGYVDGNWSSTAFLSSSIGSTSETNFMQTQNSKIAAVWGRPAVPLSFVKDNSNPNSTYNAISYGSGKIYYGEAIYNAAKAQGQIANVMILAHEFAHQLQFTYGYPSKNESTARAAELEADGMAGYYLRRPNGYNKTSFSQIATAYEFAASIGDNNTSSPGHHGRNYQRRSAVRLGFLLGAYDLNAGSFDYNFFYYYNGVLDGSYKQEKSEYFNADLDAYIRSYAKELQKIRNGEMSDEEYFNLD, encoded by the coding sequence ATGAAAAACTTAAATTTAAAAAGGACCTATCTACTAGGTTTAACATTTGTTGCGGTTTTACAATCTTGTTCTAAAGACACAGATGTTGTAAATGCTGAAAATGAAACAGCAGAAGTTGAGCAGTTGGCAATTTCAGAATCTTTTGCAGATGAATTGCATGAGTGTGGTTATGTAGATGGTAACTGGAGTAGTACAGCTTTTTTAAGCAGTTCTATTGGTAGTACGTCAGAAACTAATTTTATGCAAACACAAAACTCTAAAATTGCTGCGGTTTGGGGTAGACCAGCAGTACCGCTTAGTTTTGTAAAAGATAATTCTAATCCTAATTCTACTTACAATGCTATATCTTATGGTAGCGGTAAAATTTATTATGGAGAAGCAATTTATAATGCTGCAAAGGCTCAAGGTCAAATAGCTAACGTTATGATATTAGCTCATGAATTTGCTCACCAATTACAGTTTACTTACGGTTACCCGTCTAAAAACGAATCTACTGCAAGAGCAGCTGAGTTAGAGGCAGATGGTATGGCAGGTTACTACTTAAGAAGACCAAATGGGTATAATAAAACAAGCTTTTCTCAGATAGCAACTGCGTATGAGTTTGCTGCATCTATTGGAGACAATAATACAAGTAGCCCAGGGCATCACGGTCGTAATTACCAAAGAAGATCTGCTGTAAGGTTAGGTTTTTTACTTGGAGCTTATGATTTAAATGCGGGTAGTTTTGATTATAATTTCTTCTATTACTATAATGGAGTTTTAGACGGATCTTACAAGCAAGAAAAATCTGAGTATTTTAATGCAGACTTAGATGCATACATTCGTTCTTATGCTAAAGAATTACAAAAAATTAGAAATGGTGAAATGTCTGATGAGGAATATTTTAACCTAGATTAA
- a CDS encoding superoxide dismutase, with amino-acid sequence MAFELPKLPYAYDALEPHIDARTMEIHHTKHHNGYTTKLNGAIEGTDLAGKSIEDILTNLDMNNGAVRNNGGGFYNHSLFWEVMSPNGGGEPTGELATAINEAYGSFDAFKEAFSTAAATRFGSGWAWLCVQKGGKVEVCSSPNQDNPLMPGVGCGGFPILGLDVWEHAYYLNYQNRRPDYIGGFFNVINWDKVSELYASNK; translated from the coding sequence ATGGCTTTTGAATTACCAAAATTACCTTACGCATATGATGCGTTAGAACCACATATTGATGCTAGAACTATGGAGATTCACCATACAAAACATCACAACGGATATACAACTAAACTTAATGGTGCTATTGAAGGAACAGATTTAGCTGGGAAATCTATTGAAGATATCTTAACTAACCTAGATATGAACAATGGCGCTGTACGTAACAACGGTGGTGGATTTTACAATCACTCTCTTTTCTGGGAAGTAATGTCTCCTAACGGTGGTGGCGAGCCAACTGGCGAGTTAGCAACAGCTATTAATGAAGCTTACGGTTCTTTTGATGCTTTTAAAGAGGCTTTCTCTACTGCAGCAGCAACTAGATTTGGTTCTGGTTGGGCTTGGTTGTGTGTACAAAAAGGAGGTAAAGTAGAAGTTTGTTCTTCTCCTAACCAAGACAACCCGTTAATGCCAGGAGTTGGTTGTGGCGGTTTTCCTATTTTAGGGTTAGATGTTTGGGAACATGCTTACTACTTAAACTACCAAAATAGAAGACCTGATTACATTGGAGGATTTTTTAATGTAATTAACTGGGATAAAGTATCTGAACTTTACGCTAGCAACAAGTAA